Part of the Polaribacter sp. Hel1_33_78 genome is shown below.
TGCCGCTAGAATTAAATAGATGCTATCTGCTAATTGTTTGTCTTTAATTTTCATTGAACGAATTTACTAAATATTCTATCACTTTCTAAAAAGCTCTTTGTTAATTGAAAATTTTTAAAAGCTCGAAAGGGTATTGTTTTTTGTCTTTAGTTTCAATAAAGTAATTAAAATTGACCAATTTTATTTGGAGATGAGAAGCAAAAAAGATATCATATAAAGTAGTAAATACCTTCAAATAAAAATTATTATTTTTGTCCAAAATTAAATGAATAAACAGTTACATAGATAAATACTTTATGAAAGCATATATTTTTCCAGGGCAAGGAGCACAATTTACAGGAATGGGTTTGGATTTGTACGAGAAATCTGCCTTAGCGCAAGAGTTATTTGAAAAAGCAAATAAAATTTTAGGGTTCTCAATTACTGATATTATGTTCGAAGGAACAGCAGAACAGCTAAAAGAAACAAAAGTTACACAACCTGCAGTTTTTTTACATTCAGTAATTTTAGCAAAGGTTTTAGGTGATGATTTTCAGCCTGAAATGGTTGCAGGCCATTCTTTAGGAGAATTATCTGCTTTGGTTGCAAATGGAGTTTTAACATTTGAAGATGGATTGAAATTGGTCTCTAAACGTGCTTTGGCAATGCAAAAAGCCTGTGAGGTTGTACCTTCTGCCATGGCTGCTGTTTTAGGTTTAGCAGATAATATTGTTGAAGAAACATGTGCCGAAATTGAAGGAGTAGTGGTGGCGGCAAATTACAATTGCCCTGGTCAATTAGTGATTTCTGGTGAAATTTCAGCTATTGAAAAAGCATGTGAGGTTTTAACTGAAAAAGGAGCTAGAAGAGCTTTGTTATTACCTGTTGGTGGCGCGTTTCATTCACCAATGATGGAACCTGCAAGAGAAGAATTAGCAGCGGCAATTGAAGCAACAGCATTTGGTAATCCCTCTTGTCCTGTGTATCAGAATGTCACGGCGAGTGCGGTTACAAACCCTGATGAGATCAAGAAAAACTTAATGATTCAGTTAACGGCGCCTGTTAGATGGACGCAATCTATACAAGCAATGATTGCTGACGGTGGAACTGAGTTTATTGAAGTTGGGCCAGGTAAAGTATTACAAGGTTTAATGCGTAAAATTGATAGAAGTGTTACTGCTAGTGGAGCATTTTTAGGAGCATAAATTATTTATTTTAAAAGCTTTTTTTCTTTTTTAACGCTTTTTTTTCCTTTTCAGTCATATTATTAGGTGAAGAAACTATAAATAGTTATTTATTTGCGAAGAATTAGCAAAAACTTAAAAATCAAAAATTATGAAGTCCTTAATTAAAATAATTTTTACAATCTTCACATTATCTAGTGTATTATTTTTTTCAAGTTGTGAAGATTCATCAAACGAAATTGAAAAAGAATTAAGTATCCTAGAAAAAGTACTATTACTTGAAAGTAGTGAATGGCTTTTAAAAGGTTTTGAACATAATACTATGCATACTTTTGCAAATGGAGAACGTTTCACATATTATGGAACAGATCATATTTTCTTTGACGAGGCAATTCCTGGAACTGTAGACTACGTAATTGACGGGAGTTTATTAACTATGGATTTTCATTTTGGTCATGTTTACACTTTTGAAATTAAAGTTTCTTGCGATTCTAATATTATAGAGTTTCATCGAGATGGAGAGTTAAATACCACACTTTATAAACGTGGTTCTAATTATGAGGAGTGTTTATAAAAAAAATATTTAAAATAATTAAAAAAGGCTTTCAAAATCAATTTGAAAGCCTTTTTTAATTTAAGGTATTTACGTTTTTCACTTCCAAACAATAAGCGTAAATTTGCACACTTTAATAAAAGAATCAAATGCAATATAATCACCTAGATATAGAAAAGAAATGGCAAAAATTTTGGTCAGAAAACCAAACTTTTAAAGCCAGTAATGAATCTGAGAAACCTAAATATTATGTTCTAGATATGTTTCCTTATCCTTCTGGAGCAGGTTTACATGTAGGACATCCTTTAGGGTATATTGCAAGTGATATTTATGCGCGTTACAAACGCCACAAAGGTTTTAATGTTTTGCATCCGCAAGGATATGATTCTTTTGGATTGCCAGCAGAACAATACGCAATTCAAACTGGGCAGCATCCAGCAAAAACAACGGAAGAAAATATTACAACCTATCGAAGACAATTAGATCAAATTGGCTTCTCTTTTGATTGGAGTAGAGAGGTACGAACTTCTAATCCTGAGTATTATAAATGGACACAATGGATTTTTATCCAACTCTTTAATTCTTGGTATAATAAAGAAACAGACAAAGCAGAAGATGTTTCTTCTTTAGAAAACATCTTTAAAAAATCAGGAAACACTTCAATAAATGCGGTTTGTGATGAAGATATTATTTCTTTTTCTGCGGATGAATGGAATGCCTTTTCAACAAAAGAACAAGAAGAAATTTTATTAAAATATCGTTTAACATTTTTGTCGGATACTGAAGTAAATTGGTGTCCTGGTTTAGGAACTGTTCTAGCAAATGATGAAATTGTAAACGGCGTTTCAGAACGTGGAGGTCATCCTGTTGTTCGTAAAAAAATGACACAATGGTCTATGCGAATTTCTGCATATGCGCAGCGTTTATTAGATGGTTTAAATACTATTGATTGGCCTCAACCTTTAAAAGATTCTCAAACTAATTGGATCGGTAGAAGTCAAGGTGCAATGGTTTCGTTTAAAGTTGCTGGAGATTTTGAAAGCACTACTTCTGAAGTGAAATTATCTTACAAAGAATTAGAAGCTTTAAAAGAATTACGTCAAAATTTATCAAAGGCAGAAATGACGCTTTGGAATGAATTGAAAAATAAAAAAGGAGCTTCAAAATTTAGAAAAAAATATACAATAGGTGCATTTTTAGTAGATTATGTGTGCTTAGCAAAAAATATAATTGTTGAGTTTTCCGGCAAAGAAGATGAAGCCGCGAGAACTATTTACTTTGCAAAAGAAGGATTTAACGTTATTCGTTTTACAAACGAAGAAGTCTCTGATAACGTTCTGAAAATTGTTTCTAAGATTAATTCTGCAATTCAATTTCCAAAAAAAAATAAAAAGGAAATAGAAAATAAAACGGTTTCAAAAGAAGAAAATCAATATAAAATTGATGTTTTCACAACAAGACCAGATACTATTTACGGAGTAAGCTTTATGACGCTAGCTCCAGAACATGAGTTGGTGTCAAAAATAACAACAGATGCTCAAAAAGCAGAAGTTGAAGCTTACATAAAGGCAACTGCTAAAAGGTCAGAACGCGATAGAATGGCAGATGTAAAAACCATTTCTGGTGCTTTTACAGGTGCGTATGCAATTCATCCTTTTTCTGGTGAAAAAGTACAAATTTGGATTGGAGATTATGTATTAGCAAATTACGGAACAGGAGCTGTGATGGCTGTTCCTTGTGGAGATCAGCGTGATTTTGATTTCGCAAAACATTTTGACATTCCGATTCCGAATATTTTTGAAGACGTCGATATCTCTGAAGAAGCACATACAGGTAAAGACGGAACAAAAATCGCGAACTCAGATTTTTTATCAGGATTAAAATATAAGAAAGCATTAAAATTATCCATTTTTGAAATGGAGAAACGTGGTTTTGGTTATGGAAAAATAAACTACCGTTTGCGTGATGCTGTTTTTAGCAGACAACGTTATTGGGGAGAACCTTTTCCGGTGTATTATAAAGACGGAATGCCACAAATGATTGATGTAAAACATTTGCCAATTGTGTTGCCAGAAGTTGAAAAATACTTGCCAACGGAAGATGGAAAACCGCCTTTAGGAAATGCAACAGTATGGGCTTGGGATTCTCGTGGAAAGAAAGTAGTGTCTAATGAGAAGTTGAAAAACAAAACAGTTTTTCCTTTAGAATTAAATACAATGCCTGGTTGGGCAGGAAGTTCTTGGTATTTTAACAGATACATGGACGCGGCAAATTCAGGCGAATTTGCAAGTAAAGAATCTTTAGAATATTGGAAAGAAGTAGATTTATATATTGGAGGTTCAGAACATGCAACCGGGCATTTATTATATGCTCGTTTTTGGCAAAAGTTCTTGTTTGATAAAGGAATTGTTCCTGTAGATGAGTTTGCAAAAAAACTGATTAATCAGGGAATGATTTTAGGGACTTCTGCTTTTGTTTACAAAGCAACGCCGTTTATAAAATCAGATTGTTTTACGGCACACGCTAGTGAAGCAATCATGAATAAAATTCCTGCAATACTTGTTTCTAAAAACCTTTTTAATTCTGATAATGAATTTGAAACGATTGTAAAGAATCATATAATTGATAAAGGATTTTTAAATGCTAATGATGCGGATAGCATTATGATTGTAAAGTCAGCTTTGCATGCAGATGTTTCTCTAGTAAATTCCTCTGATGAACTAGATATTGAAGCGTTTAAGAATCATTCTTTGAACGCTGATCATAAAAATGCTGAATTTATTTTAGAAGACGGAGTTTATAAAACTGGACGTGAAGTGGAGAAAATGTCAAAGTCTAAATACAATGTTGTGAATCCTGACGCTATTTGTGCAGCATATGGCGCAGATGCATTGCGTTTGTTTGAAATGTTTTTAGGCCCTTTAGAACAGGCAAAACCTTGGAGTACTTCGGGTATTTCTGGAGTTTCCTCGTTCTTAAAGAAACTATGGAAACTGTATTTTAACGAAGAAACATTTGAGATTTCAGAAGAAGAGGCAACAAAAGATGAGTTAAAGGTTTTACACAAAACCATTAAGAAAGTTGAAGAGGATATCGAGAACTTCTCTTTTAATACTTCTGTTTCTACCTTTATGATCGCTGTAAACGAATTAACTGTTTTAAAATGTAATAAACGCGCAGTATTGCAACCGTTAGTAATTTTGGTTTCTCCGTATGCACCCCATATTGCAGAAGAATTATGGAGTTTGTTAGGGAATAAAGAAAGTATTTCTACTGCTGATTTTCCTCTTTTTGATGCAAAACATTTGATAGAAAGCACTAAGAATTATCCGATTTCCTTTAACGGAAAAATGCGTTTTACATTGGAGCTTTCTCTTGATTTATCGAAAGAAGAGATAGAAAAAACTGTTTTGGAAAACGAAAAAACAATTGCGCAATTAGAAGGTAGAACTCCTAAAAAAGTAATTATTGTACCAGGTAAAATTGTAAATATAGTTGGATAGCATGCTCAGAGTACATCTGTTATTCAGCTATTAGTAAAGAAAGACATATAAAGATGTTTTTTGTCATTCTTTTTGAGTTCAGAATTTATCAAAATAAACGAAAGAAAAAGTGATTGATTTTTATGAAATTATTGGTTTAGTAGCTGCCTTTATTACAACAGCATCATTTTTGCCACAAGTTTTTAAAACTTACAAAACGAAAGATACCTCAGGACTTTCTTTAACCATGTATCTCACTTTTTTTGTTGGGATTGTTTTATGGTTAATTTATGGTATTCATTTAAAAAGTTTACCAATGATTTTAGCAAATTCAATCACAGCAATTTCATCATTATTTTTGGTAATAATGAAGTTGAAGTACAAATAAATATTTATTTTTTAGAATGAAACAAGTTTGTCACATTATAATTAATTCTCTTTTTTGCGCAATAATTCTTCCTCAATTTAACATTGACATTCTTGTTATAAAAACCTATTTTTGGTAAAACTTATATTTTATGACGACTACAAGGCAAAATGGAAGTTTATATACCAGCCTTCAAAATAATATTGCAACGATAGAATTTGGGCATCCTGCCAGTAATTCTTTTCCAAGTGAATTGTTAAATAGGTTAACAAAAGAATTGAATTCAATCTCAGAAAATGATGCTATTTCAGTTGTCATTTTAAAATCTGAAGGGGAGAAAGCTTTTTGTGCAGGTGCTTCTTTCGATGAGTTAGTTGCTATTTCTAATCTACAGGAAGGAGAAAAATTCTTTACTGGTTTTGCAAATGTGATTAACGCCATGAGAACTTGTGGTAAGATTATTATTGGACGTGTTCAAGGAAAAACTGTTGGAGGAGGAGTTGGTTTGGCCTCAGCCTGCGATTATGTTTTGGCTACAGAAAATGCCGCTATTAAATTATCAGAACTCACAATTGGTATCGGTCCTTTTGTCATTGAGCCAGTAGTTAAAAGAAAAATAGGGTTAGCTGCGTTATCCGAATTAACGTTAGATGCGACCAATTGGAAAACAGCTTATTGGGCAAAAGAAAAAGGGTTGTATGCAAAAGTCTTTGAAACCGTTAAAGAATTAGATGAAGAAGTAGAAATTTTAGCATCAAAATTAGCGTCCTACAATCCATCAGCTTTGGGTGAAATGAAGAAAGTTTTATGGGGAAATACCCAAAATTGGAATGAATTATTGGCTGAAAGAGCATTGGTTTCAGGAAAATTAGTGCTATCGGACTTCACAAAAAAGGCGTTATCTAAATTTTCTAAAAAGTAATTGAATGAAAATTGTGTCGACAAATATTGGCGAACGAAAGGAGGTTATTTGGGAAAATATAAAAGTGGTCACAGGTATTTTTAAATTTCCAATGGATAAACCTGTTTTTTTAGATACTGAGGATGTGAGAGGAGATGCAATTTGTGATAGGGAAAATCATGGAGGAATCAATCAAGCAATTTATGGATATTCTTTAAAACATTATGAGTATTGGAAGCCTTTGTACCCCAATTTAGATTGGAGTTTAGGAATGTTTGGAGAGAATTTAACCATTGATAATCTCGATGAATGTAATACTCATGTTGGAGATACCTTTAAAGTAGGCGAGGCTGTTTTAGAAGTCACCCTTCAAAGAAACCCTTGTTATAAACTAGGCATTCGTTTTGACGATATGAAAATTGTAAAACAATTTTGGAATACTACTTTTTGCGGTGTATATTTTAAAGTATTACAAACGGGTTTTGTGAAAACTGGAGATGCGTTTGTTCAAATAAAAAGTTGTTCCGAAAATCCAACTATTGCAGATTTATTAGCCAGAAAGAAAATAGAAAAAAGAATGTAATTCTAAAAATACATTCTTTTTTTATACCCATGTTTATTGACTTAATGAAAGAAAAAGTATGCCGAGTTTGTTAAAACTTGATTTGTTTAATTTTAGGTTGAAATAAATAATTAGTTGTATTTCAAAGACTTCGCAATTAAACAAAACGAAAAATATAAATAATTACATTAAATGTAAAAAAAATGTAATTTTTATATTTTTATATCATAAAATTATATTTACATTTGTGTGTGCTTTTTAAGTAAAGCACACTTTTTCTTTTTCATAGCAATTTTCCCACTCAATTTATTGAGTGGGTTTTTTAATTTACAAAACAATATTTTACAAATTCTATGGTAAATTGATATTTATAAAATATCTTTGCATTCAATTGGTTTAATAATGAATTCAATAGTAATTTCAGAGACAAAAACTTCAATGAATATACTTTTATCAGACTTAAAACAACTTACAAAAGTTGGCTTGTCTTTAAGTGTGGTGTTTTCTTCTGTTGCAGGATATTTGTTAGCAGTAGATGTCATAAACTTTACTACAGTTGTATTATTAGCATTAGGAGGTTTCTTTATGGTGGGTGCATCTAATGCATTTAATCAAATTATAGAGAAAGATACAGATGCTTTGATGCAAAGAACCAAAGATAGACCTCTCCCAACAAAAAGAATGTCTGTGACTTTTGCAATGATCATTGCCATTTTGTTTACAGTTTTAGGAATTTCTATTTTATATAGTATCAACCCAAAGACCGCTTTATTTGGGGCTATTTCAATTTTTTTATATACTTGTGCTTACACGCCTCTAAAATCGGTAACACCTTTAGCAGTTTTTGTGGGTGCAATTCCTGGTGCAATTCCCTTTATGTTAGGATGGGTAGCAGCAACAGACCAATTTGGAGTAGAAGCAGGGATGTTATTTATGATTCAGTTTTTTTGGCAGTTTCCACATTTTTGGGCAATTGGATGGTTGCAATTTGAAGAATACAAAAAAGCAGGGTTTAATATGTTGCCCATGAATACCAAAGATAAAGGAGCGGTAAAACAAATTATATTTTATACGGTTATCATGATTTTAGTTTCTGTAGCTCCAGTTTTAAAGTTGTCTGGAAACTTTTACATATACCCGATAACTGCAATAATCGTTGCTTTCTTAGGAGTTATTATGTTATTTTATGCACTTCAATTGCATAAATCAGAAGAAAATACAGATGCAAGAAAATTAATGTTGTCTAGTGTTTTGTATATTACTGTTGTGCAAATTATATATGTAGTTGATAAATTTTTACATTAAAAAATGATAGGAGAACAAGCTTTAAAACAAGAATATACAGTCGCTAAAAAGAAATCAGCAAAGCCAATGTTGTGGATTTCTATGATTAGCATGGTTATGTTTTTTGCAGGATTAACAAGTGCTTATGTAATAAGTATGAAGCGTGATGATTGGGTTTCTTTTGACTTACCTGATGCCTTTTACGTAAGTACGGTTCTAATAGTGGCGAGTAGTATTACACTATTTTTTTCACAAAGATTTTTAAAACAAAACAAAAGACAGTTATCATTAATAATGGTGCTTGTTACCTTATTTTTGGGAATTGGATTTATTTGGCAACAATATGCTGGATTTAATCAACTTAAAAGTATCGGATTGTTTTTTACAGGACCAGAGAGCACGGTGTCAACATCCTTTATAATCGGAATTACTTTTATCCATGTATTACACTTGTTCGCAGGGGTCGCTGTACTTTTAGTTGTTATTTATAATCATTTTAAATACAAATATAAATCGGATGATATGCTTGGTTTTGAACTAGGTGCAATCTTTTGGCATTTTGTAGATATACTTTGGATTTACCTATTTTTCTTTTTCTATTTTATTAGGTGATTAAAAATAGTTATTTTTGGCGAACTAATTAAGAAATAATTAACAGATAAGATTTATGGAAGCAAATATTGCTATACCTTCTGATAGTAAGAAAACTTGGAATGGTGGCGGAGTAAAGCCATTCGGAGCAAGTTATGGTAAAATGATGATGTGGTTTTTTATCGTTTCTGATGCATTAACCTTTTCGGGATTTTTAGCGGCTTACGGCTTAACACGTTTTAAATTTATAGATTCATGGCCAATTGCAGATGAAGTGTTTACTCACGTGCCATTTATACATGGTAATTACCCTATGTATTATGTTGCTTTTATGACATTTATACTTATTTTCTCATCAGTAACAATGGTAATGGCTGTTGATGCTGGTCATAAAATGCAAAAAAATAAGGTAGCATGGTATATGTTCGCAACAATTATTGGAGGTTTAATATTTGTAGGTTCTCAAGCATGGGAATGGAATACTTTTATTAAGGGCTCTTATGGAGCTGTGAAGACTGCGGATGGAAGACTTTTACAATTTGTAAAAGACGGTCACCAAATAGCTTTGTCAGATTTTGTTGTTGGTGATCGAATGGATCATAGAGAATCTAATACCAAAAAAAATGGACTATGGTTTGAATCTGGAGAATCTGTAGGAGCTTACTCCGTTGCTCAAATAATGGCCTCTTATAAAGCAGATCCTTCAATACAAATTAGAAGTGAACAAATTGATTTAGAGAAAAAGCAAAAAATTATTTTCTCAAGAGAAAAAGGTGCTTCGGAATTAGCAAAAGGAAAACTTGTTGTAGAAGGAGCAAATTTAAAAGTAAATGAGTATGGAAATACAATTTTTGCAGATTTCTTTTTCTTCATTACAGGTTTTCACGGATTTCACGTATTCTCTGGAATCGTAATTAATATTATCATTTTCTTTAATGTTATCCTTGGTACATATGAAAAAAGAGGGCATTACGAAATGGTAGAAAAAGTAGGATTATATTGGCACTTTGTAGATTTAGTTTGGGTATTTGTTTTTACCTTCTTCTACTTGGTTTAATTATAAAATAATAGCAAAATAAAAATGGCACACGCACACGAATCTAATGTAAAAAGAATATGGATGGTATTTGGTTTACTATCCGTTGTAACTATTATAGAAGTTGCTTTAGGTATTATAAAACCAGAAGTTTTATATTTAACTAATTTTTTAGGAACAAGTCCGTTGAACTGGATTTTTATTATTCTAACACTTTATAAAGCATATTATATTACTTGGACTTTCATGCACATGGAAGGAGAAAAAAAATGGTTTAGACGTGCTGCAGTTTGGACTGCAGTTTTTCTAATCTGTTTCCTTGTAACTTTACTTTTAATTGAAGGTGGCTACTTATATGACACATTGGCGCCACTTGTAAAATGGTAATTAGAAAAT
Proteins encoded:
- the cyoE gene encoding heme o synthase; protein product: MNSIVISETKTSMNILLSDLKQLTKVGLSLSVVFSSVAGYLLAVDVINFTTVVLLALGGFFMVGASNAFNQIIEKDTDALMQRTKDRPLPTKRMSVTFAMIIAILFTVLGISILYSINPKTALFGAISIFLYTCAYTPLKSVTPLAVFVGAIPGAIPFMLGWVAATDQFGVEAGMLFMIQFFWQFPHFWAIGWLQFEEYKKAGFNMLPMNTKDKGAVKQIIFYTVIMILVSVAPVLKLSGNFYIYPITAIIVAFLGVIMLFYALQLHKSEENTDARKLMLSSVLYITVVQIIYVVDKFLH
- a CDS encoding enoyl-CoA hydratase/isomerase family protein, yielding MTTTRQNGSLYTSLQNNIATIEFGHPASNSFPSELLNRLTKELNSISENDAISVVILKSEGEKAFCAGASFDELVAISNLQEGEKFFTGFANVINAMRTCGKIIIGRVQGKTVGGGVGLASACDYVLATENAAIKLSELTIGIGPFVIEPVVKRKIGLAALSELTLDATNWKTAYWAKEKGLYAKVFETVKELDEEVEILASKLASYNPSALGEMKKVLWGNTQNWNELLAERALVSGKLVLSDFTKKALSKFSKK
- a CDS encoding class I tRNA ligase family protein, which translates into the protein MQYNHLDIEKKWQKFWSENQTFKASNESEKPKYYVLDMFPYPSGAGLHVGHPLGYIASDIYARYKRHKGFNVLHPQGYDSFGLPAEQYAIQTGQHPAKTTEENITTYRRQLDQIGFSFDWSREVRTSNPEYYKWTQWIFIQLFNSWYNKETDKAEDVSSLENIFKKSGNTSINAVCDEDIISFSADEWNAFSTKEQEEILLKYRLTFLSDTEVNWCPGLGTVLANDEIVNGVSERGGHPVVRKKMTQWSMRISAYAQRLLDGLNTIDWPQPLKDSQTNWIGRSQGAMVSFKVAGDFESTTSEVKLSYKELEALKELRQNLSKAEMTLWNELKNKKGASKFRKKYTIGAFLVDYVCLAKNIIVEFSGKEDEAARTIYFAKEGFNVIRFTNEEVSDNVLKIVSKINSAIQFPKKNKKEIENKTVSKEENQYKIDVFTTRPDTIYGVSFMTLAPEHELVSKITTDAQKAEVEAYIKATAKRSERDRMADVKTISGAFTGAYAIHPFSGEKVQIWIGDYVLANYGTGAVMAVPCGDQRDFDFAKHFDIPIPNIFEDVDISEEAHTGKDGTKIANSDFLSGLKYKKALKLSIFEMEKRGFGYGKINYRLRDAVFSRQRYWGEPFPVYYKDGMPQMIDVKHLPIVLPEVEKYLPTEDGKPPLGNATVWAWDSRGKKVVSNEKLKNKTVFPLELNTMPGWAGSSWYFNRYMDAANSGEFASKESLEYWKEVDLYIGGSEHATGHLLYARFWQKFLFDKGIVPVDEFAKKLINQGMILGTSAFVYKATPFIKSDCFTAHASEAIMNKIPAILVSKNLFNSDNEFETIVKNHIIDKGFLNANDADSIMIVKSALHADVSLVNSSDELDIEAFKNHSLNADHKNAEFILEDGVYKTGREVEKMSKSKYNVVNPDAICAAYGADALRLFEMFLGPLEQAKPWSTSGISGVSSFLKKLWKLYFNEETFEISEEEATKDELKVLHKTIKKVEEDIENFSFNTSVSTFMIAVNELTVLKCNKRAVLQPLVILVSPYAPHIAEELWSLLGNKESISTADFPLFDAKHLIESTKNYPISFNGKMRFTLELSLDLSKEEIEKTVLENEKTIAQLEGRTPKKVIIVPGKIVNIVG
- the fabD gene encoding ACP S-malonyltransferase, whose protein sequence is MKAYIFPGQGAQFTGMGLDLYEKSALAQELFEKANKILGFSITDIMFEGTAEQLKETKVTQPAVFLHSVILAKVLGDDFQPEMVAGHSLGELSALVANGVLTFEDGLKLVSKRALAMQKACEVVPSAMAAVLGLADNIVEETCAEIEGVVVAANYNCPGQLVISGEISAIEKACEVLTEKGARRALLLPVGGAFHSPMMEPAREELAAAIEATAFGNPSCPVYQNVTASAVTNPDEIKKNLMIQLTAPVRWTQSIQAMIADGGTEFIEVGPGKVLQGLMRKIDRSVTASGAFLGA
- a CDS encoding cytochrome c oxidase subunit 3 — protein: MIGEQALKQEYTVAKKKSAKPMLWISMISMVMFFAGLTSAYVISMKRDDWVSFDLPDAFYVSTVLIVASSITLFFSQRFLKQNKRQLSLIMVLVTLFLGIGFIWQQYAGFNQLKSIGLFFTGPESTVSTSFIIGITFIHVLHLFAGVAVLLVVIYNHFKYKYKSDDMLGFELGAIFWHFVDILWIYLFFFFYFIR
- a CDS encoding MOSC domain-containing protein, with amino-acid sequence MKIVSTNIGERKEVIWENIKVVTGIFKFPMDKPVFLDTEDVRGDAICDRENHGGINQAIYGYSLKHYEYWKPLYPNLDWSLGMFGENLTIDNLDECNTHVGDTFKVGEAVLEVTLQRNPCYKLGIRFDDMKIVKQFWNTTFCGVYFKVLQTGFVKTGDAFVQIKSCSENPTIADLLARKKIEKRM
- a CDS encoding cytochrome C oxidase subunit IV family protein is translated as MAHAHESNVKRIWMVFGLLSVVTIIEVALGIIKPEVLYLTNFLGTSPLNWIFIILTLYKAYYITWTFMHMEGEKKWFRRAAVWTAVFLICFLVTLLLIEGGYLYDTLAPLVKW
- a CDS encoding SemiSWEET family sugar transporter — translated: MIDFYEIIGLVAAFITTASFLPQVFKTYKTKDTSGLSLTMYLTFFVGIVLWLIYGIHLKSLPMILANSITAISSLFLVIMKLKYK
- a CDS encoding cytochrome c oxidase subunit 3 — encoded protein: MEANIAIPSDSKKTWNGGGVKPFGASYGKMMMWFFIVSDALTFSGFLAAYGLTRFKFIDSWPIADEVFTHVPFIHGNYPMYYVAFMTFILIFSSVTMVMAVDAGHKMQKNKVAWYMFATIIGGLIFVGSQAWEWNTFIKGSYGAVKTADGRLLQFVKDGHQIALSDFVVGDRMDHRESNTKKNGLWFESGESVGAYSVAQIMASYKADPSIQIRSEQIDLEKKQKIIFSREKGASELAKGKLVVEGANLKVNEYGNTIFADFFFFITGFHGFHVFSGIVINIIIFFNVILGTYEKRGHYEMVEKVGLYWHFVDLVWVFVFTFFYLV